Proteins from a genomic interval of Rubinisphaera italica:
- a CDS encoding sugar phosphate isomerase/epimerase family protein, with amino-acid sequence MSNTQPKLHNAMWPGLVGKEEGTDHPPISLDRMLELTAAAEVDGQKFEGIDYFLFHPHTDPDASEDDLKAIADKIAGYNLKVGSLVAPIWPGTVGDSAMGDDEAQEKFLLAVEKACRIAKIFNEHGVRSYGCIRIDSATGVADWDKNQEAGTKRIAETFRKAADIADDHGERLAAEGEICWAGMHSWKDMVNLLEAVDRPATLGFQADLAHTYLYLMGYNSEKNALLKPGYTDGEFWTAYETMTDALRPWTIDFHVAQNDGEVHGTGSHDKTGKHCPADDPNGKLDIVKCSGYWLKGAADREIEHICWDGCMFPNEMLEKASTWNTILGTMIKVRDAHGWN; translated from the coding sequence ATGTCGAACACTCAACCCAAATTGCATAATGCCATGTGGCCAGGACTGGTTGGTAAAGAGGAGGGGACTGACCATCCGCCGATCAGCCTGGACCGAATGCTGGAATTGACTGCTGCTGCCGAAGTCGATGGTCAGAAGTTTGAAGGGATTGATTATTTCCTGTTCCATCCGCATACCGATCCTGATGCCTCTGAGGACGATTTGAAGGCAATTGCCGATAAAATCGCTGGCTATAATCTGAAAGTCGGCTCCCTGGTCGCACCTATCTGGCCGGGTACGGTCGGTGATTCGGCTATGGGTGATGATGAGGCTCAGGAGAAGTTTTTGCTGGCTGTCGAAAAGGCATGCCGTATCGCCAAAATTTTCAATGAGCATGGCGTCCGCAGCTATGGTTGCATTCGAATCGACTCTGCGACAGGTGTTGCAGACTGGGATAAAAACCAGGAAGCGGGCACGAAACGGATCGCCGAAACATTCCGCAAAGCGGCTGACATTGCTGATGACCATGGCGAACGACTGGCTGCAGAAGGAGAAATCTGCTGGGCCGGGATGCACTCCTGGAAAGACATGGTCAATCTTCTCGAAGCCGTCGATCGTCCTGCTACCCTGGGTTTTCAGGCGGATCTGGCTCACACTTATCTGTACTTGATGGGTTACAATTCGGAAAAGAACGCCTTGCTCAAGCCGGGTTATACCGATGGCGAATTCTGGACAGCCTACGAAACCATGACCGATGCCCTGCGCCCCTGGACAATCGACTTCCATGTCGCTCAAAACGATGGCGAAGTCCACGGAACCGGCTCGCATGACAAAACCGGTAAACATTGCCCGGCTGACGATCCGAATGGAAAGCTCGATATCGTGAAATGCTCCGGCTACTGGCTCAAAGGGGCAGCGGACCGGGAAATCGAACATATCTGCTGGGATGGATGCATGTTCCCGAACGAAATGCTCGAGAAAGCTTCCACATGGAATACGATTCTGGGAACCATGATCAAAGTCCGCGACGCCCACGGCTGGAACTGA
- a CDS encoding proline--tRNA ligase translates to MRWSQSLIPTMKEVPADAEIPSHQLMLRAGLIRQLMAGAYTYLPLGWRSVQKAAQIIREEMEAAGAVELHMPALQPIELFDRTGRNEAFGSVLVRLDVTRGDRKVHMALGPTHEEVVTDLISRHINSYRQLPLTLYQIQTKFRNEERPRFGVLRTSEFLMKDAYSFASTLDQLNTSYDAMYAAYCRIFQRCGLKYIPVEAESGPIGGDASHEFMIPAENGEDQIVYCESSGYAANLERAETGRKTPDLSGSNSSAALEKVYTPKAGSIEAVCKFLKCSPEQMIKTLIYVADEKPVTVLLRGDHDANEGKIRRALGAKSLELADEKTIQSVTNAGIGFAGPVGIKCDVIADHDVPLITDAISGANETDQHYKNVNLGRDYQLETTYDLRDACEGDPCPKSGEPMKFVHGIEVGHVFKLGTKYSESLGAEFLNEHEKREPIIMGCYGIGVNRIVAGLAETCHDKNGLLWPISIAPYEVLIIPLKTDDEELMKIAEKMYADLKGQGVDVLFDDRPARPGVKFKDADLIGIPFRIVIGGKGLQEGIAEVKARTAEGPEKIPLDQTVEYVSKLVKEAKAELLAPSAT, encoded by the coding sequence ATGCGTTGGTCTCAAAGCCTGATCCCAACAATGAAAGAAGTTCCAGCCGATGCCGAAATCCCCAGTCATCAATTGATGCTGCGGGCCGGCCTCATCCGTCAGCTAATGGCAGGAGCTTACACTTATCTGCCTCTCGGCTGGCGCTCCGTCCAGAAAGCGGCTCAAATTATTCGCGAAGAAATGGAAGCAGCCGGGGCTGTCGAACTGCACATGCCGGCGTTGCAGCCGATTGAACTGTTTGATCGTACCGGGCGCAACGAAGCCTTCGGCTCGGTCCTCGTACGGCTCGATGTCACGCGTGGAGATCGTAAAGTCCACATGGCTTTGGGGCCAACTCATGAGGAAGTGGTTACCGACCTCATTTCTCGGCACATCAACAGCTATCGTCAACTCCCGTTGACACTGTACCAGATCCAGACCAAGTTCCGTAACGAAGAACGCCCACGCTTCGGAGTATTGCGAACGAGCGAATTTCTGATGAAAGATGCCTACAGCTTCGCCTCGACATTGGATCAGCTCAATACTTCTTACGACGCCATGTACGCCGCTTATTGCCGCATTTTCCAGCGTTGTGGTCTGAAATATATTCCGGTTGAAGCCGAAAGTGGACCGATTGGTGGCGACGCCTCTCATGAATTCATGATTCCTGCAGAGAATGGTGAAGATCAGATTGTTTACTGCGAATCCAGCGGATATGCCGCTAATCTGGAGCGTGCAGAAACAGGCCGTAAAACACCCGATCTTTCAGGATCAAACAGTTCCGCAGCACTGGAGAAAGTATACACTCCGAAGGCCGGCAGCATTGAAGCGGTCTGTAAGTTTCTCAAATGCTCTCCGGAGCAGATGATCAAAACGCTGATTTATGTGGCCGACGAGAAACCCGTCACTGTTTTGCTTCGCGGCGATCACGATGCTAACGAAGGAAAGATCCGAAGGGCTTTAGGAGCCAAATCTCTCGAACTGGCCGATGAAAAAACGATTCAATCTGTGACAAATGCTGGCATTGGTTTTGCCGGTCCCGTTGGAATCAAATGTGATGTGATCGCCGATCACGATGTGCCTCTCATTACCGATGCCATCTCGGGAGCCAACGAGACTGATCAGCACTATAAGAACGTCAATCTCGGTCGAGACTATCAGCTCGAAACGACTTACGACCTCCGCGATGCCTGCGAAGGAGATCCATGCCCGAAAAGTGGCGAGCCGATGAAATTCGTCCATGGCATTGAAGTCGGTCACGTGTTCAAGCTCGGCACAAAGTATTCCGAATCACTGGGTGCAGAATTTCTGAATGAACATGAAAAACGCGAACCGATCATCATGGGATGCTACGGCATCGGTGTGAACCGTATTGTGGCTGGTCTCGCCGAAACGTGTCATGACAAAAACGGCTTGCTCTGGCCAATTTCAATTGCCCCATACGAAGTGCTGATCATTCCTCTGAAAACCGATGACGAAGAACTGATGAAAATCGCCGAGAAAATGTATGCCGACCTGAAAGGGCAGGGGGTTGATGTCCTGTTCGACGATCGCCCCGCACGCCCCGGCGTCAAATTCAAAGATGCCGATCTGATCGGTATTCCATTCCGCATCGTCATCGGCGGAAAAGGCCTGCAGGAAGGCATCGCGGAAGTCAAAGCCCGGACAGCCGAAGGTCCTGAAAAGATTCCTCTGGATCAGACTGTCGAATATGTTTCCAAACTGGTGAAAGAAGCGAAGGCTGAACTACTGGCACCTTCTGCGACATGA
- a CDS encoding 3'-5' exoribonuclease YhaM family protein, with protein MARRYINEIADGESIEETYVLADRQLRANRNGDMYLLADLRDKTGSLHGLLWNINEDLVSHIQVGDYVTVKGKAQLYNGNLQMILSRIEVISEESVDITEFQAGTNQDVDQLFQKLTEVLGTLEDPSLRHLMQCYLTDESISAQLKQAPAGIKAHHAYLGGLLEHIVNLLAAADGIVGLYPSVNRDLLLAGVFLHDLGKIRELGYDGTFVYTDEGQLIGHLIIGIEILNEKLAEAAETGVAVSEENVLRLKHMIASHHGAYEYGSPKLPMTPEAIVLHHLDNIDAKVNEFTALIESDPNRNSSWTPFNPRIDRKIFKGNSESDS; from the coding sequence ATGGCACGCCGTTATATCAATGAAATTGCCGATGGAGAATCCATCGAAGAGACTTATGTTCTGGCAGATCGACAACTCCGAGCCAATCGCAATGGAGACATGTATCTGCTGGCCGATTTGCGAGACAAAACCGGTTCCCTGCATGGGTTATTATGGAATATCAATGAAGATCTGGTCTCTCATATTCAGGTGGGCGACTACGTCACCGTTAAGGGGAAGGCTCAACTGTATAACGGCAATTTGCAGATGATTCTTTCGCGAATCGAGGTCATTTCCGAAGAGAGTGTCGACATTACTGAATTTCAGGCAGGTACCAATCAGGATGTCGATCAGTTATTCCAGAAGTTGACGGAAGTTCTTGGAACCCTGGAAGATCCTTCCCTGCGTCATTTGATGCAATGTTATCTCACGGACGAATCGATTTCGGCTCAATTAAAACAGGCTCCTGCGGGAATCAAAGCTCATCATGCCTACCTGGGGGGGTTGCTGGAACATATCGTGAATCTACTGGCTGCAGCCGATGGAATTGTCGGACTGTATCCGAGTGTGAATCGAGATTTATTACTGGCTGGGGTATTCCTGCACGATTTGGGAAAAATTCGAGAACTCGGCTACGATGGCACGTTTGTCTACACAGACGAAGGGCAGCTGATTGGCCATTTGATCATTGGGATTGAAATCCTGAATGAAAAACTGGCCGAAGCTGCGGAAACAGGGGTCGCCGTCAGTGAAGAAAATGTACTGCGACTCAAGCATATGATTGCCAGTCATCACGGAGCCTATGAGTACGGCAGCCCGAAATTACCGATGACGCCGGAAGCGATTGTGTTGCATCATCTGGATAATATCGATGCAAAAGTCAATGAATTTACAGCTTTGATCGAGTCCGATCCCAATCGAAATTCGAGTTGGACCCCCTTCAATCCGCGAATTGACAG